TATTTCTCTCCAATTtcatctcccttttttttttttaataatttttttatttctagttttttatttttgggaaggCAAAAAGAATTTCTGAAATATACCCATCAGGGCCATCGCCCATGACAAATAAAAGGTGCCCAATTATGCCATATGTCACTCACCAACCAGTGTGCACGTGTGCTGATTCATTAAATCAGCTTTTCATTCCTGATTTGAATGCTCTGATTGTCCACTTGTCTCCCTCTCATTGGCCCTTCCGACCTTTCCGGTCCCCATCTTGATGGTCTGTTTTATCCACCTTTGATCATATCATCCCCACTTCTTTAACTTTTTTGGTTTGGATTTCACATTTCTCGaccttatgtttttttatttttgaattaattgtTTCACCCCTTACCCACTATTTATCATTTTCGTGTTTTTATTAGGaatgtgatgtttgtttttttatttaattttaaataaaatattaatatttaataatattaaatattaagtgttttatttttgttatattttatttatattaaatattaaaaaaataaaaaaattaatatgttatttttttatttaaaaaatatacatatattttgattttttttctatttagtaaagagtttataataaatcataaaaataaaaataaaaaaacaaaattttgaaaataaattactttcaacaaaaaataaaaaaaaggcaaaCACCACctaacatttttatcaaattcggaccaaaacccttttaattaaataaccatttatttatttttatatattacttattaacaaattaacctaACAAACCATATTCTATggaacttaaaataaaaaaaatcaatattatacCACACCTTGAAAACACTTCACATGAAAAGTTTCACCACATTTGGATTATgtttagtttctaaaaaaatattaacaagaggaataaaatatttaaacaaaaaaaatttatttttaaaaatatttaaaaatgtatgtatgtgtatattatttattaattatataaaaaaataaatcattttttttcttttcttcaatttttttcctctagttttttatttttatttttatttttaaagttttgatGATATTATTTCTTCACGATATAATACAAATCCATTAAGAAGATATGGAGAATGTCTTTTTcccataaaatacaaaaattctaaatgagtaaaagaaaatttttcctttttcagcGGCAAAAGTCAAAAAGTTTccattatttcaatttttgagtGGGAATCTAGTAAGGTACGTGGTACAATAAGTCAAAATATTCTTCTATAATTTTCACTTAGTTTCTCagtatagaaaaagaaaactagCCAAACCATATCTCATACAtcaactaattaaaattaaaattaaaattaaaattaaaattaaaatttatttatttatttttaatattttatgctattttttataatttttttttccaaaaaaaaaataaaaattgaaaactgaGGTGTCACAGTGTCAGTAGAACcaaaagaaacagaaagaaagaaggtaaaataaataaaataaaataaatatgaaaaaaaaaaagagagaaaggtgttaataaaagggaaaaggagTGTATCAAGAGTGTCCAATCCCTATCGGAGGATCTCACCAGGATCCACGCCTTGTATAAGTCTCCATCCAATCCACCTTTTTACTCACCCCAAGACAAGCTATCACCTTCAATATAAAGTCAAAAACATattcatacttttattttattatttatttatttatttatttatttatcccaTCAAGCTATTGCTCTCAAATCTCACAGCCCCTCGCTATGAATAGGATAGGAAAAATATTATCCAcgatataaaatatatataatatcaagaATGTAATCATGCATGAATATTATTAACTAAGGTACAAAActttaatgaaaacaaaaatataaggaTTGTGTTTGATTCTAAAACATTAAAGGAAGAAtgcgaagaaaaaaaaagcataagggaaaaattgaagaaaaattaaaaatagatttaagattaaaaattatttttatatattacttcaaattattttatttaatttttctcttttatataaattaaataatttagaaatatgtaaaattttcatttattttaattatatttgatttttttatatttttttatagtaaaattaaacatgaattattatattttttaaaagtttttttctttaatactttttggcaatcaaaggaagtaaaaggaaacatagaaggaaaaaaaatgaataaaaaaaaattaaagttaataaattattttatatcatttttgaaactcatttttttttcatccatataaaaattaaataatttaaaaaatatataagttctaactatttttaagtatattgattttcttttatatttttttaataataaactaaatataaaaaaattatattcccGTAACCTTTTCTCAAAGCAAacaaaatcttaatattttgtaattttcccatattaaatcataatacacattatttttattttattttttttatttacttgtaaTTTAAAAGTTATTGTGTTATgtgatttaatataaattttaataagtgtttttagtttttttaatacttgaaaaataaaaattttcaaatattagaaatatcaaaaatattttttagaatcaccaTCAAATATACTATGAATTAAATGAAATGATAATCCCATAGTCATATTAATAAAtgacaataaataaatgagtagtaaataataaaaaatataaaaaaaagacgattttatgttatatttggtttaaataaaagaaaatttgttataaaaaattaattataattaaaattaatgaaaaatttatatatatttgaattatttactttatatatgtatatatataaaagaaaaaaaaaccatataatgagtttaaaaaatgcataaaaatcatttattaactttaaaattatttttttttttctatttctcattACTTCTTATTTTTCCTCACACTTCTCATAAACTAACCGAAAGGTTAGTGTTGATGTGTATGAACCGTTTCTGTCTTGAATTGTTGGTGAGAATTTGGCATGCAGTGAGGTTGCATAAGAACATTCCGGGAATGTGGAGTTAACGAGGGAGTCACCCACAAACTGCGGGATTGAGAAGAGATTAATAGCAATCATTGAagcccaaaccaaaaggttttcATCATCTGAAAAATGCACAACCGAGTGAAGGGCATTTTGGGCCTTCGAGTTTACAAAAGGCAAGACTCCAAATCTTCAATCATTTCCAGGTCAATTCATGTGATTACCCCAAAACTCCAACATTTATCTCATTTCATGCCCGATTCAAAGTTTCAGACTCAGGCCGACGTTTAAAGTTTACACGTATTTGTTTTTGTCCTTACGATTATTGGATCAATTcacaactttaatttattaagaattAGTACTGATTAGATGATATGGCTAGTAGATGGAGTTCGAGTCCTATTCATTTGTACCCAGGTCTCATTTGTTTATGCCTTTATATCTTgattccatttatttacttatttgataaatactttattaattaatatttaattataattttttttccaaataggGCGTAATCAGGAGAAAGATGAGCGGTTTTCCCCATTGTCAAACATTAGGCTGTTAGGCTGTAATCAGAAGAATAAGTGCTGTTTTCCCCACCGTCCCAAACATACGAGAGAGTGTTTCATTGTTGTATGTTGTATTGATACAGTAAAATGGAGGAAGTGAGGATTAGTAATGATTGAGATTGAGTGGGTAGTTTTGGGAATCCAGTTGGGTAAAGCAACTCGCAGAGAGCAGCACAGAAAAGTCAATAGTATAGTGATGGTTATGAAGGAATTACAGAGCAGAAGTTCCAAGTTTCCAACTGCCACAAAGGGGGGGCAGCCTCTCAGTATCTGATGTCTTTCAAACTTGCACGGTTGCATACTTGCACTAGAATGGAACCAGCTCTTAGTCACATGATAACCAAGACCCCTGTCTTGTAGTGATTTTTGTAAATTCCATAAGCAGATCTTGTTGCCAGACATGTGAAGGACTCTGCCTCTGGGGaaattcccttttctttttagcTCCAATCCCCTGCTCACCATGTGCCCCCTTTCCTTGGcttcttttcctctcttcttTCTGCTAAAACCAGGGAAGAAGGGGACACAAATAGCAATAAATGATCAATTAAACCTACATATAATagacatgagattttttaatcatatgatCAATTTAAATTGTTGtgtatttttatatgttaacaaaatttatcttttgggttcagttaaaaaaaaaaccccaaaatttaaaatactgaatcctcaaataatttaatgaaaattctaattttgtacaaaattgaaaattacatgtcattttattttcaaggcAAAGATTTTCATAGTCTGATATTTCCAAACCGGGTGGAGAAATAgttaaaaattgagaagaaaagttgagatttaaTTTTGGGTGAGGGTGCTACTATTACTTGAGGAGGGGGGGTGGGGTGGGCTCTGGGGGTCTGAGAGAGGGTCCCTCCCTAGTAGGGGGCACCTTGCATGGTTTGGCCTATGTGGCCTCACACCCTCTGCACATATGGTAGTCCTCAGGTCTATATATACACTTCTGACTGACTTAAACTAGAGCAAGCCCATACCATTTACAGCTCTCTCTGATCACTGGTTGGAGCTTCTTGGGAGCATCAATGGCTGTTTTCATGGCGGTTTTTGGTGTGGTTCTTATTGGGCTCTGTATTTGCACTGCTTTGTTGAGATGGAATGAGGTGAGGTACAGGAAGAAAGGATTGCCCCCAGGTACAATGGGTTGGCCAGTCTTTGGGGAGACCACTGAGTTTCTTAAGCAAGGCCCAAGCTTCATGAAAAACCAGAGAGCAAGGTGATTCTTGTTTTCTTTAGTTTCTTCACTTTCAGACGGATCTTACTGGGTTTTACCCTGTttctttcttcctccttttGCTGCTTTCAGGGTCACCAGTTTCTGGTTTGTGCTCCCTTATGAAAAGTGCTTACCACTTTTCAAGTGGTTTTCATGGTTTATGCTGTTTTAGCTCAAAGGAACAGATGGTATTTTTAGGGCACCCTATTCATTTATAGGTGGTGGCCTAGTAAAACCCCCTTTTGAGAACTCACAAGTACTCATTCATTAATCCCAAGTGACTTATTTGAgttatttctctctttctattTTGATTCATTGATACTAGTAAAAGCTTGTAAAAATTAaactcaatttttgttttttctttggcttTGAGTGCCTAGATTTCATTGTGAACACAGGCCAATTAATACAGAGATGTTCAAAAAGTGCAGTTCCTTTTAGGTTTCTAGTAATTTTACCCTGAAAATCACTGATCATTCTTGATGTTTATCCTctatatagatatatatgtatatatttttaagaatgaatGGTTTAGTatgaatataattttctttaatttttctgtaACAGGTatggaaaatttttcaaatccCATTTATTGGGTTGTCCTACCACAGTCTCCATGGATCCAGAGCTCAACAGATACATCCTAATGAATGAAGCAAAAGGCCTGGTTCCTGGCTACCCACAGTCCATGTTAGATATCCTGGGAAAATGCAACATTGCAGCTGTCCATGGCTCCACTCACAAGTACATGAGAGGGGCACTGCTAGCTCTCATTAGCCCCACCATGATAAGAGACCAGCTTTTACCAAAGATAGATGAGTTCATGAGATCCCATCTGAACAAATGGGATACCAAAATCATCAACATCCAGGAGAAAACCAAAGAGGTTTGTATCAATCATTAAAAAGCCCTCTGGaatttttgaactttttcaTTCTAATTTCCATTTGTTCCATTGCTTTTTCTGCAGATGGCACTTCTCTCTTCTTTCAAGCAGATTGCCGGTATTGAATCCGGCACAATATCTAAGGAGTTTATGCCAGAGTTTTTCAAGCTGGTGTTGGGAACCATTTCTCTGCCTATTGACCTTCCTGGCACAAATTACCGCCGCGGGTTCCAAGTAAATTGCCCACCATTTTTGTGTTTCCTATCTCTTAATTTTCATGGAAGTTTTGCATAATTGAGATGTTTCGCTTTCACAGGCAAGGAAGAATATTGTTGGCATGTTGAGACAACTCATAGAGGAGAGAAAAGCTTCCCAGGAAACCCACAATGACATGCTTGGTTGCCTAATGAGAACTAATGAAAATCGATATAAACTAAGCGATGAAGAGATAATTGATCTCATAATCACAATTCTGTATTCGGGTTACGAGACTGTTTCCACCACTTCCATGATGGCTGTCAAGTATCTCCATGACCACCCAAGAGTTCTTGATGAACTCAGAGTgagtgacatttttttttttttttttggtatcttGATATCTTCATGTTTTTCTACTCTAGTGCCTATGATCCTGACTTGATTTCAATCTCTGCAGAAAGAACATCTGGCAATCAGGGAAAGGAAAAGGCCAGAGGATCCCATTGACTGGAATGACTACAAGTTGATGCGCTTCACCCGAGCTGTAAGAAATATCCAAATTTGGCTGCAACATGatccattttttcaattttccacATACAGAAAGTTTGGGTAAATTAGATTAACTCTGCTTTATTCTTGTGCAGGTGATCTTTGAGACCTCCAGACTGGCTACAATTGTTAATGGGGTTTTGAGGAAAACCACCAAAGACATGGAACTGAATGGTGAGTTGAGCAGACTCAAACCATAATTCACAAACACCATAATATCTTTTGGTTCTATCCACCTTGATGAGTCTTTATGGGCTCAAGGAGAAGTTTTGGAGGTAGCTACTCCTTTTGGCActcttttcacaaaaaaaatgcAGAACATATAATGGACAT
Above is a genomic segment from Vitis riparia cultivar Riparia Gloire de Montpellier isolate 1030 chromosome 14, EGFV_Vit.rip_1.0, whole genome shotgun sequence containing:
- the LOC117929660 gene encoding cytochrome P450 85A, which encodes MAVFMAVFGVVLIGLCICTALLRWNEVRYRKKGLPPGTMGWPVFGETTEFLKQGPSFMKNQRARYGKFFKSHLLGCPTTVSMDPELNRYILMNEAKGLVPGYPQSMLDILGKCNIAAVHGSTHKYMRGALLALISPTMIRDQLLPKIDEFMRSHLNKWDTKIINIQEKTKEMALLSSFKQIAGIESGTISKEFMPEFFKLVLGTISLPIDLPGTNYRRGFQARKNIVGMLRQLIEERKASQETHNDMLGCLMRTNENRYKLSDEEIIDLIITILYSGYETVSTTSMMAVKYLHDHPRVLDELRKEHLAIRERKRPEDPIDWNDYKLMRFTRAVIFETSRLATIVNGVLRKTTKDMELNGFVIPKGWRIYVYTREINYDPLLYPDPLAFNPWRWLDKSLESQNYFLLFGGGTRQCPGKELGMAEISTFLHYFVTRYRWEEVGGDKLMKFPRVEAPNGLHIRVSAY